A region of the Melanotaenia boesemani isolate fMelBoe1 chromosome 6, fMelBoe1.pri, whole genome shotgun sequence genome:
CAACACCCTGAGGATGTGCTGATCACCAGCAGATCCCACACAGGCCAGGAAGTGGAAGGTGAGGCAGGGGAGGCCCTTGCCCACCTCAGACATGGGGCAGAGTCAGCAGTATCAATGATCTGGAGTGTGGGAGCCTCCTGGGTGAACGCAGACGAGGCCTGCTGCAGCATCAAGAGATGCATATTAGAGAAGCTGGGATGCAGGTGGAAGCAACAAGTTGAGTGAgactaaaattaaaatgatttcagaaaacttttttaaatgattttgcaCAATTTTCCTCATATTCCAAGATCATTTGAGGCATTTTATGTGACATACACAAAATCGGTTTACACGGATGAATAAAGTTGGTTAACTTtaagagaaaacacaacacatgtgCTCATGACTGCATTTTAGAGCGTTCTGAGGTTTCTGCACACGGAGGCAGTCAATTCAGAGGATCAGGGTCGGGACACTGTTAAGTACCAGTGTCTTGACTGCCTGGCTTTGTTTGATTCGCCGGAGACCTGGCTGGAACACCGGCGGACCCACAACAGGAGCAGCACACACAGTAACTCAGAGACCACAGTAAGGGGACCAACACACTTACACAATATTGGAAGACTAATTAGTATCCAACTGATTAGTGTGACTTTATGAGGAGCTAAGATACAACTTTTCCTATTATTGTCACAGTTATTTGACTGGTAAAACCTGTTGATTAACTGCAGCTCTTAACAAACCAGAGTGTACATTCAATAGAAGCTGAAATTGTCAGATGTGTAATTTCTGTGCCAGTACATTAACTCGTATCTTCTGGGTCCCTGCAGCAGGAGTATGTGCTGCAGCCGGATGGCTCCATCCACTCCCCTAAACAACCACAGAACTACGTGCTGAGTGAAGCAGCAGGCTGGGGAGATCTTGGCTCATGGTACTATGATCAAACTTCAAACTCAACCACAAGGTGTAATGTCATCATTCACTTTTTTACAAGTGTTTGAGAAGAGCTGCACGATTGTGAAGACATGTGAAACTTTATAGTttgtaaatgtgtcatttttttttcaagaaaacGTGAACTGCTTCCACTTGTGCACACTGAATATAAGCTTTCCATCTAAAGATTGCTTTCTGTACACTGATGTGTATTTTCTAGGTACTTgcccagcagcagcaacagaagAAACACCAGTCTAGCTCTAAATCTGCTGCAGCTTCCCACTCCTACCTGCTGCCCCCAGTGACTCCAGCTCCAGGTTCTGCCACAATGCACCTGCAGATTCTCACAGCTCAAGCTCTGGCGGACAGCTCCACCACTCCAAGTCAGCGTCGCTCCAAGTTGCCTTCTCTGTTGCCTAATGTAGGCCGGAACTCTTCAGCAAAACTGGAGGTTTTAGAAAATGGTGTGCAGAGAGTGGAGTTGAGGCTCGCCCCCAGTGTGGATGATGACAACCGTCATCAACAGACCACAGAGTTGGTGGTCATCCACCCTTATGAGTGCTCCGAATGCTCCCTTCTTTTTCAGACCCCTGAAGACTTCCTCCAGCACCAGGGAGAGCATTTCCTGGGCCAGGACAAGGAGAGCGGAGAGCCGGGGGTCATGAGTGGCATTGAGGAGATGCGAGGAAGGGAAGAAGCGACAGACAAGGTGGAGGACACGAGGAACAGAGTAGCAGAGAAGAAAGTAGTGACCTCGGTCAAACCACTACAGTGCGAGCTCTGCAACCGCGCCTTCACCTCAGTCAACCGGCTAACTGCTCACAAACGTGTGCACGAACAAGGCACGCACGAATGCCCAGAGTGCGGCAAGGTGTTCAAGAAAGCCACGTCACTGCAGACGCACATGCGCTCTCACTCAGGTGTGGCACGGTATCTGTGTGTGGACTGTGGCATTGGTTTCACCACTGAGATGACTCTCATCATGCACAGGTGAACACTTGGTAACAGCACAGCAGCCTATGGCATGTTTTTAGAGTTctgatttctatttttaatctttCCCCTCCTGGTTTGTTGCAGGAAGTCACACATGGCAGACCCCCTTCACAAATGTCAGTTCTGCAACAGAACTTTCACCAACATGACAAAGTACCTCTACCACCGTCGCACCCACCTCAATCGTGATGCATACAGTACTACCCCTGTTTTTGTGGTATGAAAATTCTCATAACTGATCTATTAACGGCTTTTACACCCACATGTTGCTCTAACTTATCAACTTGACATGTGCTTGCTGTCCTCTCTAGGCTTCACCTCCTAAAAGAACATCTGCCACAGCTCTTACAATCCTTCAGCGAGCAAGAGAGAGGAACTCCCACAGCAAGGATGCAAAAACAAACCTCATGGCTCCTCTCACTGAGGAAGAGATGGAGACACTAGAGAATCCAAACCTAGGTTCTCCTAGCGAAGTGGAAACAGGTGATCATGAAAAAGAGAAGGAGGGAAGCAAAATGGCAGCATCGGACACATCTGAAGGAAACACAGATGACCTCAAAGACATAACTATGTCGGTTTCAAATCCTTCTGTGGATGACAGTGGTGCCGGAGTCATGTCTAGCCTCGCTGGTTCAGCAGAGGTGGCTTCAACTTCATCATCAGAAAAAGGGCTTTTTTCTTGTCGTTCATGCCCTAAAACATTTCCCTCCCAGCTGCAGCTCATGCAGCACTGGCGCAAGTCCCATATCATAGAGCGAAGGTTTATCTGTGGCATCTGTGGGAAGTCTTTTAAGAAACATGTCCATGTGCGAAACCACATCCGAACGCATACCGGAGAGAAGCCTTTCCAGTGTTCAGACTGTGGGAAAACGTTTTCATCGCTGGGCAAT
Encoded here:
- the znf526 gene encoding LOW QUALITY PROTEIN: zinc finger protein 665 (The sequence of the model RefSeq protein was modified relative to this genomic sequence to represent the inferred CDS: inserted 2 bases in 1 codon; deleted 2 bases in 2 codons; substituted 1 base at 1 genomic stop codon) — its product is MAEQGQEEAEGMYVEHQYMCSECHQLFQHPEDVLITSRSHTGQEVEGEAGEALAXTSDMGQSQQYQDLECGSLLGERRRGLLQHQEMHIREAGMQVEATSXSVLRFLHTEAVNSEDQGRDTVKYQCLDCLALFDSPETWLEHRRTHNRSSTHSNSETTQEYVLQPDGSIHSPKQPQNYVLSEQQAGEILAHGTMIKLQTQPQGVLAQQQQQKKHQSSSKSAAASHSYLLPPVTPAPGSATMHLQILTAQALADSSTTPSQRRSKLPSLLPNVGRNSSAKLEVLENGVQRVELRLAPSVDDDNRHQQTTELVVIHPYECSECSLLFQTPEDFLQHQGEHFLGQDKESGEPGVMSGIEEMRGREEATDKVEDTRNRVAEKKVVTSVKPLQCELCNRAFTSVNRLTAHKRVHEQGTHECPECGKVFKKATSLQTHMRSHSGVARYLCVDCGIGFTTEMTLIMHRKSHMADPLHKCQFCNRTFTNMTKYLYHRRTHLNRDAYSTTPVFVASPPKRTSATALTILQRARERNSHSKDAKTNLMAPLTEEEMETLENPNLGSPSEVETGDHEKEKEGSKMAASDTSEGNTDDLKDITMSVSNPSVDDSGAGVMSSLAGSAEVASTSSSEKGLFSCRSCPKTFPSQLQLMQHWRKSHIIERRFICGICGKSFKKHVHVRNHIRTHTGEKPFQCSDCGKTFSSLGNLMRHTLIHSGVRPYRCDVCHRSFSQSSNLRQHSLLHSSAATLTCPDCPATFRWATKLAAHRFTQHPGAPAPFPCLHCEEGFLTRKQRDSHCLEQHPALIQDSTRIEVPKEAQNVAVVGKDLVLEPSTSKAMAESGNLTSLAKGALECNVCGKKLNSPANLRLHKLSHFALGFGRPRCTPGKRPKAHQCPICGKLFVSSSGVALHQRVHTGERPFPCQVCGKRFRQNTHLREHLRTHSGERPFRCEVCGKGFIQSMHLAEHRRTHTGERPHVCPLCGKAFKTFSNLRNHKKTHVRQQRLDEEAAAQAAIEASSAVAVVDASAVDLANKQPQLIQIQASDLQQAQGTPTIMCNEFGETIAIIETSEGGVLPLEQALEIYHTALENGLTMETVAVDRVQLL